AAGGTTATAGTTTCATTGCTAATCGGCGGTAACACTCGTTTTATCATCTGTGGGATAATAATTCTTCGCATCGTCTGAATATAACTAAAACCTAAGCATTTAGCAGCTTCATACTGTCCTCTTTCAATAGACTGAATCCCTGAGCGAAAAATTTCCGCAAAATATGCTGCATAATTAAGACTAAATGCTAATAACGCTGCCGTCATATCACTCATTTTAATCCCCACTGACGGCAAGGCATAATAAACAAATAACAATTGTAACATCAGCGGAGTTCCTCGCATTAACCAAATATAAGTTTCAACAATGAAACTTAACGGTTTACAATTCGAAATTCGTGCTAACGCTAACATTAATCCTAACGGTAATGACAAAGCCAAAGTTATTATAAAAACCTCTAACGTTATACCTAATCCTTCTAACATTGGTACCAACATCGCTATAAGCTTTTCCATTTTTTTCTCCTCTTTCTATCGGTCTATGACTCAGTAATACTTCAAAACACTAAAACACTAAATAATTATAAACAAAAAAAGAGCCAATGGCAATTGCCCTTGGCTCTTTTGCGCTACTTAATAATATCTTTATTAAACCATTTCATTGAAATTTTACTAGCAGTACCATCTTTTTTCATTTCATTAATTACTTTTTGTACATCATCTCTTAATTTTTGATCATCTTTACGGAAACCAATACCAAATGTTCCAACTGGACCAACCGGCTCTTCTAATACCACAAAGGATTCTTT
This genomic window from Negativicutes bacterium contains:
- a CDS encoding amino acid ABC transporter permease encodes the protein MEKLIAMLVPMLEGLGITLEVFIITLALSLPLGLMLALARISNCKPLSFIVETYIWLMRGTPLMLQLLFVYYALPSVGIKMSDMTAALLAFSLNYAAYFAEIFRSGIQSIERGQYEAAKCLGFSYIQTMRRIIIPQMIKRVLPPISNETITLVKDTSLIYVLAMNDLLRVARSIVQREFDMTPFIIAGIFYLGMTLVLTAIFKNLEKKYAAYDE